One Helianthus annuus cultivar XRQ/B chromosome 12, HanXRQr2.0-SUNRISE, whole genome shotgun sequence genomic region harbors:
- the LOC110899164 gene encoding uncharacterized protein LOC110899164, which translates to MTNNKEDNSVAKAANLHPVYTVTNIQHKVRVLDGKNVSYSSWVKLFQLHARGYEVLDHIDGTEAPAKADPNYDSWLKIDSIVLQWIYGTLSDDLLVRVLETESTALEAWNRIKKIFLNNKGARAATLEQEFTNLHLRSMPSLEAYCQRLKELSDQLADVDSPMTEQRLVLQLVRGLPIEYDTVGSYINQSLPSWDTACSMLQLEHHRQHARENPPTPPAPVVAAVDTPPNNPNRRTSNYRGGGRGNRRNGPDTRTDQRRPTGVQQQNAAPWPTRQHNSPANQNWNSTSGPWHNSGPQGFWPNWWQMPPPPCPYPSQPGWATSAPPNSGPSSGRSSSNPAQQSRSVGQAHLTDLDGLDPNDIGTAFSALTTDGMDDPWIMDTGATSHVTGDEGLHGWEDFNETG; encoded by the exons ATGACCAACAACAAAGAAGACAATTCCGTCGCTAAGGCCGCAAACCTCCATCCAGTGTACACCGTTACCAACATTCAACATAAGGTACGTGTCTTGGATGGCAAAAACGTCTCCTACTCTTCGTGGGTTAAGTTGTTTCAACTTCATGCCCGAGGTTATGAGGTACTAGACCACATTGACGGCACCGAAGCGCCCGCTAAAGCCGATCCGAATTACGATTCGTGGCTGAAAATTGATTCCATTGTCTTACAATGGATATACGGGACGCTTTCGGATGACCTCCTTGTTCGGGTACTAGAAACAGAATCCACGGCACTAGAGGCGTGGAACCGCATCAAGAAGATCTTCTTGAATAACAAGGGGGCTAGAGCCGCCACCCTTGAACAAGAATTTACCAACCTTCATCTCAGATCCATGCCGTCCTTGGAGGCTTATTGTCAACGCCTCAAGGAGCTTTCCGACCAACTGGCGGATGTCGACAGTCCCATGACCGAACAACGACTAGTACTTCAACTAGTCCGTGGTTTACCCATTGAATACGACACCGTCGGTTCTTACATAAACCAAAGCCTACCATCATGGGACACTGCTTGTTCCATGCTTCAACTCGAACACCACCGCCAACATGCGCGAGAAAATCCTCCGACCCCTCCTGCACCTGTTGTTGCTGCCGTTGATACGCCACCAAACAACCCGAACCGCCGAACCTCCAACTATCGGGGAGGTGGCCGGGGAAATCGGCGTAATGGACCCGACACTCGCACTGATCAAAGGAGACCCACTGGTGTTCAGCAACAAAATGCAGCCCCCTGGCCTACTCGACAACACAACAGCCCTGCGAATCAGAACTGGAATAGTACTTCAGGCCCTTGGCATAATTCAGGCCCACAAGGTTTTTGGCCCAACTGGTGGCAGATGCCACCACCGCCTTGCCCCTACCCATCACAGCCGGGTTGGGCTACTTCTGCTCCCCCGAATTCAGGCCCAAGTAGTGGCAGGTCCAGTAGCAATCCGGCTCAGCAGTCCCGTTCGGTAGGTCAGGCTCATCTCACTGATCTTGATGGCCTTGACCCAAATGATATCGGCACCGCTTTCTCGGCTCTGACCACAGACGGTATGGATGATCCATGGATCATGGATACAGGAGCAACGTCACACGTCACTGGAGACGAAG GATTACACGGATGGGAAGATTTTAACGAGACAGGATAG